TGCTGGAAGGAGTGACGTAATGAAAAAGATCAGTCTGCTGCTTGCCCTGGTTATGATCCTGGGCTTCACAGCCAACGCATTTGCAGTCTCAACAATTGACTCAGTATTAAAACGCAATGAACTTCGTTGCGGGATTGACTCAGGTTACATTCCGTTTGAAATGACAGATAAGACCGGTAAATTTATCGGCTTCGAAATAGACCTTGCCCGTGAACTGGCAAAAGCTATGGGTGTTAAATTTGTTCCGGTAAACATGGCCTTTGATGGTATTATCCCTGCACTCAAAACAGATAAAGTAGATATCATTACAGCAGGTATGACCGTAACTCAGGAACGCAACCTTCAGGTCAACTTTGCAGAACCGATTATCACCGTAGGACAGACTGTAATCGTAAACAAAAAACATGAAGGCAAAGTTAAATCTCACAGAGATCTC
Above is a genomic segment from Maridesulfovibrio bastinii DSM 16055 containing:
- a CDS encoding transporter substrate-binding domain-containing protein, which encodes MKKISLLLALVMILGFTANAFAVSTIDSVLKRNELRCGIDSGYIPFEMTDKTGKFIGFEIDLARELAKAMGVKFVPVNMAFDGIIPALKTDKVDIITAGMTVTQERNLQVNFAEPIITVGQTVIVNKKHEGKVKSHRDLNSPEYTLVAKLGTTGEQAAKRYFPKAHYKSFDTETDAAMAVANGQADAMVYDLPFNALFMADHGAKKLFFLDKPFTYEPIAWGIRKGDPDFLNFINNFMQQIKNDGRYEKLYAKWFKSTNWKKSLQ